CCTGGAAACGTTCCACCATGTTTGAGGTCTTTTAAATTACTGTCAAATAAATGGCGAGTTGAAAACTTGGAGGCAATCTTATGAGGATTTCTCTGGTAGTGACGATTGCGCTTATTTTCGCGTCTGCGACGGCCTTTGCCCAGACATACCAGCAGAGGAAGAACGAGGGCATGCTCCCCGACAGACAGCCTTCGTCCGCAACTTTGCAGATGTTTCGCTTCGGCGGAACGCGGGTCGGCGAGGAGGTCTACGTGACCGGGACCCCTTCGTTCGAGAGTTATTCCGTGCCCGCCGCTGCGCTCATCGACGTGAAGAAGGGAGGGGAGATCAAGGTCGAGATCAAGCGCAACGACAAGGCTCCCGTGTTCCTCGACACCGTGGAACTCGTCGCGGGCAACAAGAGGTACAGGCCGAAGAAGGCCATGGCGGACGGCAAGGACGTGACGAAGAAACTCGCGATGAAGGATGAGGATTGCGTCAGCTTCAAGGACCTCGTGCTCGAGTTTCCGCCTATCGGCGACGTGGATATCAAGACCGTGACACTCGATTTCACTGCATCGGCCGGCCACGTCTCGAAGACCATAGCCATGCCTGCGCAGAAGGACGGCCCGACGATCGTGCAGAGCTCGAAGTACTTCAATTATCTGCCGGGCTCCAAGAAGGGCTCGGTGGTCCTGGACAACGTCTTCATGACAGAGGCGGAGCTGGGCAGGCCCAACTACACGCAGAAGGTGACTCTCGCCATAGGAGAGGGGAGGGAGTCGATCAAGATGTGGGTGCGCGACGACGGCGCAAATCTCTCCGTGGCGCTCGACGTGGCCGCGGACAATACATTGGACGAGGCGAGCGACAAGACCGTGCTATACGTGCGCGGCAGGGACGGACTCAAGTCCTTCACTGCGGGGGCGGGCGGCGACGAGTATGGCCGCATGGGAGCGGCCTACACCGGCGATTCAAAGGCCGAGCACCGCGTCTATGAGTTCGTCATCCCGTTCTCCCTGCTTCCGCAGCTGGACGACAAGGGCAAGTGGGGCATTGCCTTCGCGGTGACGATGTGAAGATAGATGTGAAAATATAGGAGAAGTATAGGGGACAGTCCGAGGGGTTAGTCGATGCGATCATGCGCGAGCATCCTGAACTTGATCGAGAAAATGTGCGTCACACGAAGAGAAAAAAAGAAAAGAAGCTGATCAGAAATCATCCCAGGAGATTCCACGAGGGTATGAGGCGGAGGCAGTGACCTGTGAGGCGGGCGCGGGTTCCGGCGCGTTCTCGGTCCCCACAGTCCAGTCGTCCGGATCCTGCCAGTCTGCGTCCTGCGTCCTTGCGAAGTAGACGGTCACAACGCCCGCGGCTTCCAATGTCCTCAGCTCCGGCAGCTCGTACATGTAGAAAATGCGGTTGGCGCGAGCGCCCTCCACAAAACACCACGACTTGACGGGCTGGCCCGTCAGCGCGGCGATCGAGGTCGCCATGTCGGCGTATCGCTGCGAGTACTGGCCCCAGATCACGTCCGCCTCTGTAAACGTCAGCGGGAAGGGGTCGGCATACTCCTCGCCGTAGATCGTGACCACGCCGTCCACCGCGTTGCCGCGCTCGTACCAGTGCTCCGTGAGCATGGTGACGTAAGCCGGATACTGGTTGGAGGTGGTGGCGCCCTCGTCCCAGATCGCGCACTGGGGCGCGGCTTCGGAAGAGGCGCAGTGCACGTTGATCGAGTCCAGCACGCGCACCAGGCTCCCGTGGTTTCCGGCGCCCGACCAGTAGCCCATGTGCGCCTGCGTGCCGCTGGTCACGAGAAGCGGCGCATAATCGACCGCATTCTCAAGGAGCTCGCCTGTAAAGTTAGCATTGGCTGTCTGCGCTGTCTTTGTCGCGGCCGGCGTGAAGAGCGGTGTGTAGGGATCGAACTGCGTGCTTCCGCACGCGGCGAACAGGACGAAGAGGCCGACAATGGAGACGAATTTATTTTTTTTCATGCCGTGAATATATCTCATTTTTGGCTGCTCGGTCACTAGACATTTTTTGCCCTCTTCACCCTTGACTTCCTCTCTCAGCCTTATATAACTCCCCGAAATTTCGAACTTTTCGCCACAATTTGCACTTCCGGGGGGAGCAGCATGTCCGAGGATATCAATCAATATGTGACGCTGAGGCGCGAGAAGGCGGCAAAACTCAGGGAGATGGGGCTCAACCCGTTTCCGAACGATATCTCCGCCACTCATACCGCTGCTCAGATCCACGCGAAATTCGACGACAAGGACGCAGCTGCGCTTGAGAAGATCGATGATACCTTCTCGCTCGCCGGCCGCATCATGGCGATCCGCGCATTCGGGAAGGCGGCCTTTCTCAAGCTTCGCGACAGGGCCGGCGACCTGCAGATATTCGTCCAGAAACAGGCGCTCGACGATAGACAGTTCGAACTCTACAAGATGATGGACGTCGGCGATTTCGCCTGGTTCCACGGCAAGCTCTTCAGGACAAAGACGGGCGAGCTCACCCTGGCTGCCGACGGGCTCAAGTTCGTCACAAAGGCGGTCCAGCCGCTGCCCGAGAAGTGGCACGGGCTCACCGATGTGGAGGCCCGTTACCGCCAGCGCTACGTGGATATGATAGTCAACGAGGGCGTGAAGCGCACCTTCGTGATCCGCTCGCAGATCGTGCAGGCAATCCGCGAATTCCTGGTCGCCAAGGAGTTCCTCGAGGTCGAAACGCCGATGATGCACCCGATCCCCGGGGGGGCTGCCGCCAAGCCGTTCGTCACTCATCACAACAATCTGGACCAGGACCTCTTCCTCAGGATAGCGCCGGAGCTCTACCTCAAGAGGCTCGTGGTCGGTGGCATGGAGCGGGTATTCGAGATCAACCGCAACTTCCGCAACGAGGGGATATCCATTCAGCACAACCCCGAGTTCACGATGCTCGAGTTCTACCAGAGCTACGCGACCTACGAGGACCTGATCAAACTCACCGAGGAGATGCTCTCGGAGGTCTGCAGCAAAGTGATGGGCGCAGACGAGATCTCGTACCAGGGCGAGAGGATCAGCTTCAAGGCGCCGTTCGCCAGGTACACCATGAAGGAGTCGCTGGTGAAGATCGGCGGAGTGGACCCAGGCATCCTCGAGTCCCGCGACAAGGCGCTCAAATACGCCCTCTCGCTGGGCGACAATCTCAAGTCAAAGAGCGAGGGGCTCGGCGCGATACTGACCGAGATCTTCGAGCTTACGGTCGAGAAGAAGCTCACCCAGCCCACGTTCATCACGCAGTACCCGACCGAGGTCTCGCCGCTATCGAGGAAGAACGACGCGGATCCTGAGGTCGTCGACCGCTTCGAGCTGTTCGTGTACGGCCGCGAGATCGCGAACGCTTTCTCGGAGCTCAATGATCCCGAGGACCAGGCCGCGAGGTTCAAGGCGCAGGTCGCGGCGCTCGGCCGCGGCGACGAGGAGGCGATGCACTTCGATGACGATTACATCTGCGCGTTGGAATACGGCATGCCGCCGACCGCGGGCGAGGGGATCGGCATCGACAGACTCGTGATGCTGCTCACGGATTCTCCGTCGATCAGGGACGTCATCCTCTTCCCCTTGCTCAGAACAAAGCAGCAGGACTGAAACCAGGATGAATATTCCTCTCATCTCATGGGTCGCTCAGCGCTACCTCAGCTCCAAGAGCGCGGGCAGCTACGCGCCCCTGCTCACCGCGACCGCGATAGCCGGCATCGCGGCGGGCGTCATGGCCCTCATCGTGGTCATGTCGGTGATGCTCGGGTTCAGGAAGGAGCTGGCGCACAAGCTCGCGGGTTTCAACGCGCACATCACCCTCACGAGATCAGACGGTGCGGGCGAGATGGGCGCTGATGAAATCAAATCGCTCATCCCAGGCGTCGACTTGAAGGACATCTCCCCCTTTGTGCAGGGCGAGGTTATCGCCGCGGCCGAGGCAGGGGACGAGGCGGCGGTGCAGGGCGCGCGCGTACGCGGCATAGACCCGGCCCGCATGGGAGCCCTTGAGGGGGTCGATCTGTATTTTTCCAGGGGCGAGGACGGCGTATCGGGGCTGGCGGACAGCGATGCGTCGGGTCTGCCCGATGCGATCGTCGGCAGCGAGGTCTCGACGCAGCTCATGGTGCACCCTGACTTCGACGATGCGATCGCGCTCATCGCGCCGCTGGCCGAGGTCGGCCCTGCGGGCGATCTCATCCCCAACAGGAAGAGGTTTCGCGTCGCAGGGCTCTTCAAGGCGGGGATCTATGAGTTCGACAGCAAGTATGTGCTGGTGGGGCTTGATGAGGCCAGATCGCTCCTGGGTCAGCAGGCGGAGGAGGGCTGGCACATACGGCTCGTCGATCCTGCGGACACCCCCGATGTCATCGCCGTGGTGCGCGCCGGGTTGCCCCCGGGCTGGAAGGCGTCGGGTTTTGACGAGCACAACAAAAAGCTCTTCGCAGCGCTCAAGCTCGAGCGCGTCGCCATGTCGGCGATACTGATCATGGTGCTCCTGATCGCCTCGTGCTCGATCGCCGGCGTAGTCCTCCTCACCACGGCTGCGAAGAGGAAGGACATAGCAGTGCTCCAGTCCATAGGCATGCCGGGCCTCTCGGTCAGGCTGGTATTCATCATCCACGCTGCCTTTATCGGCGTGATCGGCGCCGGGGCAGGGCTTATCCTAGGCGTACTGATCGCGCTGGCGGCAAACCGCCGACCCTTCAGGTTGCCTGATTCATACTATCTCGATTATCTGCCGGTTGACCTCTCCTTCACGCATGCGATCGCCTTCGCGATCGTCGGCGTGGCGGTGGCGATAGCGGCCTCTATCTATCCTGTGAGCCAGGCCGCAGGGCAGGACCCGGTCGAGGTGCTGAGATACGAATGAGGTGGGGATGTCTCTAGTCGCGTTCATAAGCAGGCGATTCAACGGTCAGGGACGGACTCCGCGTTCGATCAGGATCATGCGGGTCGTGGCCGGCGCGGGCGTGGCGATCGCCGTCGCAGCTCTCGTGATCTCCTCTTCCGTGGGCGCGGGATTCGAAAGGGAGTACGAGAAGGCGCTGCTCGACTTCAACTCGCACGTGATCGTGATGTCCGGAGGGGAGATCCCGGACGAGAGGGCGGCCATGGAGAGCCTGCGTCAGTTCAGCGGCGCGACTGAATCGGAACTCGGTCTGGCGCGCAGGTGGGGTTGGCTTGACGGCCTCGTCGGCAACGGTTCCTGGCTGGACAACGTCATGCCAAAGACAGTGATGGAGAGGGCGGCGCAGGTGCGCGAGATAAAGGAGAGGCAGATGATCTCCATGTCGCCGTTCCTCTATCGCGAGGCCATGCTCGTAGGGCCCCAGGTCATCAGGGGCGTGATAGTGAAGGGCATAGACCCGCATCGCAAGGACTCGGTCGGCAATATGCGCATAAGCCTAGCAGGGGGAGAGGTTTCCCTGGAATCCGCGCTGGGTGCGAAGGGGGGCGCGATCCCCGTGCTCCTCGGCTCCGCTATGGAGGCTTCGATAGGGCCTCTGGCAAAGAGGCTTCGTCTCGTCATACCATCGAAGGAGGGGCAGAGGTTCGTCGAGCTCGTGCCTGTAGGGAGTTTTGAGTCCGGCATGCACGACTATGACGCGGAGTTCATGCTCATGGACATAGGCGCTGCGCGGAGGATCTTCGGGGTGGCTGAGAGGGCGGCCAGCGGAATAGAGCTCAGGCTCTCCGATCCCAGGGACGCGGGCCTGTTTGCCCAGGCTATGGAGGAGAAGCTCGGTTCGTCTTTTTCCGCAACGACCTGGGGAGATCTCAACTATGATCTTTTGGCCGCGGTCAGGCTCGAACGCCTGGTCTCGGCGCTGATCATGAGCATCATGCTCGTGGTCGCGGCGCTCAACATCATCGCGGTGCTCGTGCTCACTGCGATAAAGAGACTCCCCGAGATTGCGGTGTTCAAGGCGTTGGGCCTCAAGGATCGCGATCTGGAGCGGGTGCTCATCAGGGGAGGGATGAACGTGGGATTCAAGGGGATATCGGTGGGCCTGGCGATCGGCCTCCTTGTGTCAATTCTTACGAAAAAACTGGGACTTATACCGCTCGACGCGGAGATCTACATGATTGATTCCCTCCCGATTGACATTTCGTGGATGATATGCGGCATTATCGCGTTCTTTTGTCTTTCAGTGCTGTGGCTTGCGTCCAGGTTCGCGGCAAAGAGGCTCGCCGGGATGGACCCGGCTGAGGGACTGGCAAGGGCGAGGTGAACGGGATGGCGTTTCTTGCTGCCAAAGGAATCTGGAAGATTTATGCCGACACGGCTGAGCCTGTCGAGGTGCTTCGCGGGTTGGATATCTCAATCGAGAACGGCGAGGCGGTCGGCATATTCGGCGCGTCCGGCAGCGGCAAGTCGACGCTGCTGCACATAATCGGCGGCCTGGACAGGCCCACGGAGGGCTCTGTGAACGCGGCGGGGTTCGATCTCGGCGTGCTCTCCGACGACGAGATGGCGCGTTTCAGGAACAGAGAAATAGGATTCGTATTTCAGTTCTATCATCTGCTCCCCGAGTTCACCGCGCTTGAAAACGTCATGCTGCCTGCCCTCATCGGCGGACACGCGCGGTCGGCGGCAGGCAAGATGGCCATGGATGCGCTCGATGCAATGGGCCTCTCGGCCAGGCGCGATCACAGACCGGCCATGCTGTCCGGCGGCGAGCAGCAGAGGGTCGCGATCGCCAGGGCGGCGGTGCAGAGGCCGAAGCTCATCCTGGCTGATGAGCCGACCGGCAACCTGGACCGACAGACTGGCGCGAAGGTTTGGGAGTATCTCGTGGATCTGAACAAGCGCCTCGGTATCGCGTTGATCGCGGTCACGCACAATCGGGAATTGATAGACAAGTCGATGACCGCGTACGAACTCAAGGATGGAAAGCTCAACAGACTCGGTGCATAGCGAGTGCGGAAAAGGAATTCGATGCGCAATCAGGGGGGAGTCCTGAAAAGGTTTTTGGCGATATTCCTGGCCGTGAGCATGGTCGCGATCGCGCCGGCCGGCGTCGCCCATGCGGGCGGCCAGGTCGTGCGCGAGATCGAGTTCAGCGGCAACAACCGCACGCCCGAGGAGACTCTCCTCACCACCATCAATACGCGCGTCGGCGCTCCCCTCAACGACGAAGTCCTGGATGGCGACGTGAGGGCCCTCTACAAGCTCGGTCAATTCAGGGACGTCAAGGTCGAGAGCGATCCGGGCGCCGGAGGCGTGAAGCTCAAGTTTGTGCTCGATGAGAAGCCGCTGATCTCCGATATCGCGTTCCAGGGCAACAAGAAGATAAAGAGCGACGACTTGAGGCCGGAGGTGACCCAGCGCACCTTCAACGTGCTCGATGACAAGGCGGTCGCCGAGTCGATGCAGAAGATCCGCGAGGCCTACGCGAAGAAGGGCTTCTACCTCGCGGATGTCGATTACCACCTTGAGGCGACCGATAAGGGCGACGCCAAACTCGTCTTCGACGTGCGGGAGCACAAGGGCGTGATGGTCAGACGCGTGCTGTTCGTCGGCAACAAGGTCTTCAAGGACAAGGAGCTGCGCAAGGTCATCAAGACGAGGCAGAAGGGAGCCTTCTCCTTCCTCACCAACTCCGGCAAGTATGAGGAGGAGATCCTCAAGAACGACCTCCTCTTCCTCACCTATCATTACCTCAATCACGGCTATCTGAGGGTGAAGATCTCGCCGGCCAAGACCACGATATCGAAGGACCGCCGCTACATCTTTGTCACATTCCAGGTCCACGAGGGCGAGCAGTATCGCATCGGCCGGATCGGAA
This sequence is a window from bacterium. Protein-coding genes within it:
- a CDS encoding FtsX-like permease family protein encodes the protein MSLVAFISRRFNGQGRTPRSIRIMRVVAGAGVAIAVAALVISSSVGAGFEREYEKALLDFNSHVIVMSGGEIPDERAAMESLRQFSGATESELGLARRWGWLDGLVGNGSWLDNVMPKTVMERAAQVREIKERQMISMSPFLYREAMLVGPQVIRGVIVKGIDPHRKDSVGNMRISLAGGEVSLESALGAKGGAIPVLLGSAMEASIGPLAKRLRLVIPSKEGQRFVELVPVGSFESGMHDYDAEFMLMDIGAARRIFGVAERAASGIELRLSDPRDAGLFAQAMEEKLGSSFSATTWGDLNYDLLAAVRLERLVSALIMSIMLVVAALNIIAVLVLTAIKRLPEIAVFKALGLKDRDLERVLIRGGMNVGFKGISVGLAIGLLVSILTKKLGLIPLDAEIYMIDSLPIDISWMICGIIAFFCLSVLWLASRFAAKRLAGMDPAEGLARAR
- a CDS encoding ABC transporter ATP-binding protein; amino-acid sequence: MAFLAAKGIWKIYADTAEPVEVLRGLDISIENGEAVGIFGASGSGKSTLLHIIGGLDRPTEGSVNAAGFDLGVLSDDEMARFRNREIGFVFQFYHLLPEFTALENVMLPALIGGHARSAAGKMAMDALDAMGLSARRDHRPAMLSGGEQQRVAIARAAVQRPKLILADEPTGNLDRQTGAKVWEYLVDLNKRLGIALIAVTHNRELIDKSMTAYELKDGKLNRLGA
- a CDS encoding ABC transporter permease, which gives rise to MNIPLISWVAQRYLSSKSAGSYAPLLTATAIAGIAAGVMALIVVMSVMLGFRKELAHKLAGFNAHITLTRSDGAGEMGADEIKSLIPGVDLKDISPFVQGEVIAAAEAGDEAAVQGARVRGIDPARMGALEGVDLYFSRGEDGVSGLADSDASGLPDAIVGSEVSTQLMVHPDFDDAIALIAPLAEVGPAGDLIPNRKRFRVAGLFKAGIYEFDSKYVLVGLDEARSLLGQQAEEGWHIRLVDPADTPDVIAVVRAGLPPGWKASGFDEHNKKLFAALKLERVAMSAILIMVLLIASCSIAGVVLLTTAAKRKDIAVLQSIGMPGLSVRLVFIIHAAFIGVIGAGAGLILGVLIALAANRRPFRLPDSYYLDYLPVDLSFTHAIAFAIVGVAVAIAASIYPVSQAAGQDPVEVLRYE
- the lysS gene encoding lysine--tRNA ligase, coding for MSEDINQYVTLRREKAAKLREMGLNPFPNDISATHTAAQIHAKFDDKDAAALEKIDDTFSLAGRIMAIRAFGKAAFLKLRDRAGDLQIFVQKQALDDRQFELYKMMDVGDFAWFHGKLFRTKTGELTLAADGLKFVTKAVQPLPEKWHGLTDVEARYRQRYVDMIVNEGVKRTFVIRSQIVQAIREFLVAKEFLEVETPMMHPIPGGAAAKPFVTHHNNLDQDLFLRIAPELYLKRLVVGGMERVFEINRNFRNEGISIQHNPEFTMLEFYQSYATYEDLIKLTEEMLSEVCSKVMGADEISYQGERISFKAPFARYTMKESLVKIGGVDPGILESRDKALKYALSLGDNLKSKSEGLGAILTEIFELTVEKKLTQPTFITQYPTEVSPLSRKNDADPEVVDRFELFVYGREIANAFSELNDPEDQAARFKAQVAALGRGDEEAMHFDDDYICALEYGMPPTAGEGIGIDRLVMLLTDSPSIRDVILFPLLRTKQQD